GCGGGGCGAGCGGGGCGACCGTCCGCAGCGCGAGATGCGCGCGCCCGAAGCACGCGCCGAGTTCCAGCGTCCGCAACAGGCGGAGCGTCCGCAGCCGGTCCAGCAGCCGCAAGTGCAGGCGCAGCCGCGCTTCGAGCGACCCGATCGTGGTGACCGGCCGCAGTTTCGCGGCGATGGGCAGCAGCGCGGCGATTTTCGTGGGCGTGGCGAGTTCCAGGGTGGACCGGCCGTGGTGCGCGCGCCGGCTACGCCGCAAGTCGATACGCCGCAGCAGCCGCAAACGCAGCCCTTCCAGCGGGGTGGCGACGGGCGCTTCGGTGAGGGGCGCCGTGATGGCCGGCCGGACTTCAACCCCGGACAGGGACAGCGCGGCGACGTTCGCACCGACCGCCGTGACGACCGTCAGGACGCGCGCCGTGATGATCGCCGTGATGACCGGCGCGACTGGCGTCAGGACAATCGGCAGGACGGGCGTCAGGATGCGTGGCGCAACGGACGGCAGGACGATCGGCGCGGCTATTCGAGCAACTACAATCGCGGCTGGGACGGCAATTGGAACGGCAACAATCGCAACTGGAACCGGGATTGGCGGCGCGACAACCGCTACAATTACAATGTGTACCGGAACCAGAACCGCAATATCTTCCGCTTACCGCGCTACTATGCGCCGAATGGCTGGGGTTATGGCTATCGGCGTTTCTCGATTGGCTTCACGCTGAGCTCGATCCTGTTCAACCAGAACTATTGGATCGATGATGCCGACTATTACCGCCTGCCCCCTGCGTACGGTCCGTATCGTTGGGTGCGCTATTACAACGATGCGCTGCTGGTCGATATCCGCACCGGCTATGTCGTCGACACGGTGTACGACATCTTCTGGTAAGCGCCGGGAGACGGTGATCTAACAGGGGTCCGCAGGCGCATGGCTGCGGACCCCTTGTTTTTTGGAACGGGGCAGGCAAAGT
Above is a genomic segment from Sphingomonas sp. HMP6 containing:
- a CDS encoding RcnB family protein, whose translation is MRKTLLAAIMAASALIPAAAFAQDGGMQERGGRQDRPDRGERGERGDRPQREMRAPEARAEFQRPQQAERPQPVQQPQVQAQPRFERPDRGDRPQFRGDGQQRGDFRGRGEFQGGPAVVRAPATPQVDTPQQPQTQPFQRGGDGRFGEGRRDGRPDFNPGQGQRGDVRTDRRDDRQDARRDDRRDDRRDWRQDNRQDGRQDAWRNGRQDDRRGYSSNYNRGWDGNWNGNNRNWNRDWRRDNRYNYNVYRNQNRNIFRLPRYYAPNGWGYGYRRFSIGFTLSSILFNQNYWIDDADYYRLPPAYGPYRWVRYYNDALLVDIRTGYVVDTVYDIFW